A segment of the Bacillus sp. es.034 genome:
TTTTCTTTTTCTTCAGAGAAATTCTCTGTATCGCCTTTATATTGAACATAGAAGATGGCATTATTGTTGCTTCCCGGACTCATCGGGTTTTCACCGCCGACAGAGTACTGAATGGTTTCAGCCCCTTTACGGCCTTGGAAATACTCCTCTGCATCCTGAGCAATGCTTTGAACATCCTCTTCTGTCTGACCAGGATCCGGTTTATACGTCGCCATGATCATTTTCTCTTCATCTGATGGAAGGAAACTGACTCCAATCAATGGAACCAGGAACAAGCTTCCGGCCAACATGGCGATGGCAAGAATCGAGGTAATGATCTTATGGTTCAGCGTCCAATTCAATACGCCTTTATACCAGTTCGCTAAACGGCTTTTCTTCTCTACATGTTTCTTGCCTACGCCCTTTTTAAACATGGAGTGAGCAAGCATCGGTACGATCGTAACGGCTACAAGAAGGGAAGCCAGTAGAGCAAACACAATCGTTAAGGCAAATGGAAGGAATAGTTCCCCGATCATTCCCTGAACCAATCCTAACGGAAGGAAAACGGCAATCGTGACAATTGTAGAAGACGCAATCGGAACGAACATTTCTTTGGTTGCTTCACGGATCAGGTCTTTTCCTTTCAGCATTTCACCTTTCAAGGACATTCTTCGATAGATATTCTCCACTACAACAATTGAATCATCAATGACACGACCTATGGCCACCGTCATCGCCCCAAGGGTCATGATATTCAATGTAATGTCCATCTGTTTTAATAGTAAAATCGCAATTAATAAAGATAATGGAATTGATACGACTGAAATGAGTGTCGACTTGATATCCCGTAAGAACAGGAGGATGATGATGACCGCGAATACGGCACCGAATAAGGCTTTATTCAGCATGGTGCTGACAGATTCTTCGATCGGTTCACCCTGGTCAAAGGTAGAAATGATTTCTACACCATCAATGTCTTTTTCAAACGTTTTGACTTTATCTTTTACGGCATTGACAACATCCACCGTATTGGCGTCTGCCGTTTTCACCACCTGAAGTCCGATGGATTCTTTTCCGTTTGTTCTTGAAATGGATTCTGCTTTACCAACCAGTTCAATATCAGCAATATCTGAAAGTTGAATGGTTGGGATCTTCATGCCTTCAGGTGCTGCTCCAGCAGGAGGTGCTTGTGGCGTTTGCCCCTGTGCAGAAGGCTGTTGCTGCCCTTGTGCCGAGGCTCCATCAGTGCTTGGAGTCACAGGAATCTTCATTTCTTTCAAATCTTCAATCGTCGTGATGTTTCCGTCGACCACGACGGATTTCTGGCTATCTTTGAACGTGTACAATCCTAATGGGGCCGTCACGTCCGAGCCTTTGATCATATTTTTAACCGTTTCTTCTGTTAGCCCGTACTTAGCAAGCTTACCCTCATCAAAGACAAGCCGAGCCTCTTGTACCTGCTGTCCTGAAGCCTGTACAGAAGCTACCCCTTCCACTCCCTCGAGTTCCGGAACAATCGTATCTTCTACTGTAGAGGTCAATTGTGCCAACGATTGGTCTTCATTCGCTACACTGAGAGCGATGACCGGAAAGGCGTTAAAGTTGAGTCTTGAAACTTCCGGCTCATTGACTCCATCCGGAAAAGGAAGATCGGAAAGAGCTTCTTCCACTTCGGTCTTGGCTTCATCCATATCTTTTGAAAACTTGTATTCTATCTGAACGGCTGAAGCATTCTGGTAAGAGGTAGAGCTGACGACATTTACCCCATCTAAATTCTTCAAGCGTTTTTCAATTGGTTCTGAAACCTCGGCTGCGACATCTTCCGGCGTAGCGCCAGGATACACGGTTGTCACACTGACAATCGGGGTATTGATGTTCGGCAGGGTTTCAAGCTTCATATTAAATCCTGAATATAAGCCTGCCACAATGACGATGATCGTCATCAGCCAAACAGCAAACTTATTCTTAAGTACGAAATTAATAATACTGTTCACGTTGTATTCATCCCTTCTCTCTTAATCTGACCGACTAGTCATAACACAATCTAATATAACTGACCATACAGTCATAAGTCAATATACTTACAAAACAAAAGGTTTATTTTTTGTGACCAATCGGTCATAATATACGTAAGGAGTTTACCAAGGAGAGGAAAGCATGAAGGAAAAAGAAAAATTAATCATTGAAACATCCATTAAGCTTTTTGCCACGAAAGGGTTCAACGCTACCTCCGTGCAGGAAATCGTGAATGAATGTGATATATCGAAGGGTGCCTTCTATTTATATTTCAAATCAAAGGAAGCCCTGCTGCTAGCTATCATGAATTACTACTTCACCATGATCACGAATAAAGTGAACGAGATCGAGAACGAGGTTTTATCACCATACGATAAATTCCAAAAGCAATTAGAATGTCAGCTGATTGAAATCTGTAAACATAAAGAGTTCATCATCATGCAGATCAGGGAGAACGCCATGCCGTTCAATGATGAAATCCATGATCTCTTAAGCGAGATGAAGATGAACACTCACCGGTATTACCGAAGAAGATTATTCGGGATATATGGAAAAAAGATCGAGCCCTACTTCTGGGACATTACCATGATGATTCAAGGTTTTTTCCATTCTTATTTAGAACTGGTGATGCTGGATAAAATTGATCTGGACTTTTCATACCTATCCCATTTTATATTGAAACGAACCGATGACCTTGTGGATGGTTTGCTCAAAAGTGGAGACAAACCGGTGCTATCCTTTGAAAAATTGGATGACCTGGTTAAGGACTTTACCTCTTCTACCAGAATCAATGAGTCGACACTCATTCACATGATCCAGGATGCTCTGGAGGTATCTGAGGAAGAGAATATCCGGATTTCCCTTGAAGTTATTAGAGAAGAAATACAAAAAGACGAAACCCGCCCCGTCGTCATTAAAGGAATGCTTGTGAATCTGGCTGAAGATTCTTCCATGAAGCACCTTATGAATGCTTTGAGGCATTTTTATCAAATACAATAATGAAAGACCCGCTTCCGACGCGGGTCTTTCATCATTTTCCCCTATTCACTAAAGCTCCTGGATCTGCTCCGATTCATGTATGATCACTTCTTGATTGAACGTCCCTACCGCCGCCCGGTACATGCCATAGGCCACCTGTTTACCCTGTATGCTTCTGTATCGTTTCAACCTGCCTACCATGACAGGGCGTACGGCTCTAGAAAAGATTTCCCCGGCTTTTTCACCAAATCGGAATTCCTGCCTCTCCCCCAGTAAAAGGGATGGCCTGAATATGTGAAGGGAAGGATAAAGAAGTTCTTTCAATTCCTTCTCCAAATTCCCTTTGACCTTACTATAAAAAAACGGTGATTCCGGACTTGCACCAATCGAGGAGATCACGAGATATTGCTTTGCTCCATGCGCTTTCCCAAGCTTCCCAAGTTGAACGGGATACTCGTAGTCCACTTTTTTAAAAGCGTGTTTCGTCTTGGCTTTCTTAATAGTGGTTCCGAGGCAGCAAAACACATCATCAATTTCCTCATGGGGCAGAAGCTTCATCCCATCAAATGAAATAATCCGTTCATCGAGCTTCTCATGCTTCACCCCGCTATCCCTTCTCACAAAAGAAATCACCTTTGTGTATTCTGGACTCTTTAGGAGTATATCAACCAGGTAGGAACCGACCAGGCCGGTCGCCCCTGCGATTAAGGCTACTTTAGACACATTATTTCCCCCTCTCTATATGGGTGATCTTTCTTAAGTATAATGCATTTCCGTATAAAATCCTTATGTAACCACTAATGTCTTCTCACTATAGCCAGTGGCCGGTTCCAACTGCAAAGGCGTTAATCAACGTTTGGTGATTAACGCCTTTCGGTTACCCCTATAACTCCTCATCCTCAAAAAACTGCTGTAATCTCTCCTCTTGCTCAGGACTCGCTTTTTCTGCCGCATAAGGATTATCTTTTACACCTTGTGTATCCAGATTTGTTTTGATGGCGAAAAATGGACCTTTTGGTTCTTCGGCAATGACACGGTCATTCAACTCGTTGAAGTCCGGCATATCTTTATTTCCTTTATCCATCTTAACTTGCCCCTTCCCGGCTTCTATCCGTATTCTTATAAGCAATCAAAACGATGTCTTCGGCAGATTGCTGACAAAGTTCACTTTCCATACTTTTCACTTTATTCAAGGCATCTTCAGACAAATCCGCTACGGGATATTCTTTCATATCCGCCCCCTCCTATCCATTCTCATTTGCTTGACCGATGACTTTCTCAGCAATGACGCCATTTCCTTCTTCCACCGCATGATGTTCTTCCAAGGATTCTCCTGGAACGTAGACCTGGCACGGATTGCGTCGCCGGTCATTCATGGTGAATTCAGGATTTAATGGGGTGTCCATAAGCACATCTTCCGATTTCTTGTCGTTACTCATTTGTACCACCTCCACTATTTAGTATGGCTAGTGGCATGAGAATCATTCCACTATAAAAGGCGCCTGAGCAACGACAGTCGCTCAGGCGCCTTTCATCATGTTAAACCCATGTATAATCCTTTCCCCAGCTTTCCCTGGCAAGGA
Coding sequences within it:
- a CDS encoding efflux RND transporter permease subunit, translated to MNSIINFVLKNKFAVWLMTIIVIVAGLYSGFNMKLETLPNINTPIVSVTTVYPGATPEDVAAEVSEPIEKRLKNLDGVNVVSSTSYQNASAVQIEYKFSKDMDEAKTEVEEALSDLPFPDGVNEPEVSRLNFNAFPVIALSVANEDQSLAQLTSTVEDTIVPELEGVEGVASVQASGQQVQEARLVFDEGKLAKYGLTEETVKNMIKGSDVTAPLGLYTFKDSQKSVVVDGNITTIEDLKEMKIPVTPSTDGASAQGQQQPSAQGQTPQAPPAGAAPEGMKIPTIQLSDIADIELVGKAESISRTNGKESIGLQVVKTADANTVDVVNAVKDKVKTFEKDIDGVEIISTFDQGEPIEESVSTMLNKALFGAVFAVIIILLFLRDIKSTLISVVSIPLSLLIAILLLKQMDITLNIMTLGAMTVAIGRVIDDSIVVVENIYRRMSLKGEMLKGKDLIREATKEMFVPIASSTIVTIAVFLPLGLVQGMIGELFLPFALTIVFALLASLLVAVTIVPMLAHSMFKKGVGKKHVEKKSRLANWYKGVLNWTLNHKIITSILAIAMLAGSLFLVPLIGVSFLPSDEEKMIMATYKPDPGQTEEDVQSIAQDAEEYFQGRKGAETIQYSVGGENPMSPGSNNNAIFYVQYKGDTENFSEEKEKVIKDLQKATDKGEWASQDFSASAGSNEIVVYVYGETLKDIEPVVNDIQGMMEDKKDFKKVGSSISESYDEYSFIADQEKLSELGLSAGQIAMELGQTRQRPVLTTIEKDGEEVNVYLDVEKEKYESISDLTDKTIQSPLGMEVPIKDVVKVQEGKTSDTVSRRDGKVFAQVSGELKTDDVSKASQDIQKEIDKMDVPSGIDVNMGGVTEDIKESFTQLGLAMLAAIAIVYLILVITFGGGLAPFAILFSLPFTIIGALVALLIAGETISISSMIGALMLIGIVVTNAIVLVDRVIHKENEGLSTREALLEAGSTRLRPILMTAIATIGALFPLALGLEGSGLISKGLGVTVIGGLTSSTLLTLVIVPIVYEILMKIKGKIGGRKRKVVKE
- a CDS encoding TetR/AcrR family transcriptional regulator; the encoded protein is MKEKEKLIIETSIKLFATKGFNATSVQEIVNECDISKGAFYLYFKSKEALLLAIMNYYFTMITNKVNEIENEVLSPYDKFQKQLECQLIEICKHKEFIIMQIRENAMPFNDEIHDLLSEMKMNTHRYYRRRLFGIYGKKIEPYFWDITMMIQGFFHSYLELVMLDKIDLDFSYLSHFILKRTDDLVDGLLKSGDKPVLSFEKLDDLVKDFTSSTRINESTLIHMIQDALEVSEEENIRISLEVIREEIQKDETRPVVIKGMLVNLAEDSSMKHLMNALRHFYQIQ
- a CDS encoding NAD-dependent epimerase/dehydratase family protein; this encodes MSKVALIAGATGLVGSYLVDILLKSPEYTKVISFVRRDSGVKHEKLDERIISFDGMKLLPHEEIDDVFCCLGTTIKKAKTKHAFKKVDYEYPVQLGKLGKAHGAKQYLVISSIGASPESPFFYSKVKGNLEKELKELLYPSLHIFRPSLLLGERQEFRFGEKAGEIFSRAVRPVMVGRLKRYRSIQGKQVAYGMYRAAVGTFNQEVIIHESEQIQEL